The genomic DNA TATGAGAGAGATCCGGGCAGCTCGAGGAGGTGTCCTCCGTTGTAAAGGTTGGCGGCAAGAAGGATTACTCAGAATGTTGGAAAATGTGTTAGAAAACGGGGAAAATCCCGAGCAGTTGGTCGTCTATGCGGCTTTAGGCAAAGCGGCGAGAAACTGGGAATCCTATCATGCTATCGTCGATTGCCTTAAAAAACTTGAAGAGAATGAAACATTGGTGGTTCAATCCGGAAAACCGATCGGCATCCTGCAAACCCATGCTTCCGCTCCGCTGGTCATTATGGCGAATTGCAACTTGGTGGGCAAATGGGCCACAAGCGAAAACTTTTACGCCTTGCAGGAAAAAGGATTGATTATGTGGGGAGGATTGACTGCAGGCGCCTGGCAATATATCGGTTCCCAAGGCGTCATACAAGGGACCTACGAGATTTTTTCGGCGATTGCCAGGAAACACTTTCACGGTGATTTATCGGGTCGCTTCATTTTAACTGCCGGATTGGGTGGAATGGGAGGGGCCCAACCTCTTGCCGGGGTGATGGCCAATGCAGCCATTCTCTGCGTGGAAGTCGATGAGTCCAGAATCGACAAGCGTATTCAAGTCGGCTATTTACAAAAGAAAACCTCTTCACTGGATGAAGCCCTTGCGTGGATTGAAGAGGCAAAAGCAAAAAAACAAAGCGTGTCGGTCGGATTGGTTGGTAATGCAGCAACGATCTACCCGAAAATTTTGCAACGGGGAATCATTCCGGACATCGTGACAGACCAAACCTCTGCCCATGATTTGCTGTACGGGTATATCCCTGAGGGCTATAGCATGAAGGATGTAGGAGAAGCCCGTGTGCAGTGCCCGGAAAAACTGATAGCTGATGCGAGAGCTTCTATTGCCAAGGAAGTGCAAGCCATGCTGGCTTTCAAGCGGAGGGGAGCCGTTGTGTTTGACAACGGAAACAACATCCGGACACAGGCGTATCAGCATGGGGTGTCTGACGCCTTTGAGATCGACATCTTTACAGAAGCGTTTCTCCGCCCGCTGTTTTGCCGGGCGATTGGTCCGTTTCGCTGGGTCGCATTGTCGGGAAACCCGGAGGACATTCATAAAATTGATCAATTTATTCTGCGAGAGTTTGCGGATAACGAGATTGCTACTAATTGGATACGGTTAGCCAATCAATATATACCGTTTGAAGGCTTGCCAGCTCGGATCGGATGGTTTGGGCATGGTGACCGCACAAGATTGGCGCTTGCCGTCAATCGGATGGTGCGAGACGGAACGCTGTCTGGTCCAATTGCATTTTCCAGAGATCATCTGGATGCAGGCGCGATGACTCATCCGAACATCATGACGGAGCGAATGCGTGACGGAAGCGATGCGATCGCAGATTGGCCTTTGTTAAATGCGATGCTGAATTGTTCTTCTATGGCGGATCTGGTCGCAATCCACTCCGGCGGAGGAGGATATACCGGCTATATGACAAGCGCTGGCGTGACCGTGGTGGCCGATGGTACGGCGGCGGCCGATGAGCGCTTGCGGCTGTCCATCACCAACGACACTTCTCTCGGTGTGATGCGCTATGCGGACGCAGGCTACAGTGAGGCATTGGATGAAGTGGAGAAAAAGGCACTAGCATACATCCCCCTTAAAACGGACTAAAGAGTTTGACATGAAAAGGGGAAGTGAGGAGGCAAAAAGATGCGTGAATTAACCATGGATGATGTGAAGGCAGCAGTCAAGGGAGGTTCTGTGTATGCTGCGGGTGGAGGGGGATGGCCGGATCATGGATTGGAAATCGGGAGTGCAGCGATCACAATCGGCAAACCGAAACTGGCGTCTGTCGATGAACTGCCGGATGATGCGATCATCGTGACTGCCACTGCAATTGGGGCACCGGCAGGAAGAGATTGGGAGATGAGAGGGCGCGATTACATCAGGGCTGTCGAGTTATTGATGGAAAATTTTGATGGTAAAGTGGTAGGAGTGATGACGCCGCAAAACGGGATGTCAAGTACCATTAACGGCTGGTTGCCGGCAGCCGCGCTGGATTTGGTGGTTGTGGATGCAACGGGCGATATGCGTGCACATCCGACAGGAAAAATGGGTTCGATGGGACTGGCTGCTCGACTTGACTTTCAAACGATCCAGGTGGTCGTAGGGGGCAGGCGCGACACCGGTTCGTACTTGGAGTTAGTGGTCAAGGGGACTCCGGCCAAAACGTCCACCATTTTACGAACAGCGTCGGATATGTCGGGCGGTTTCATCGCGTGTGCCAGACATCCGCTTCCGATACACTATATCAGGCAGCATGCCGCAATTGGAGGTGTTTCGAAAGCGATTGAGTTGGGAAAGGCGATCCTCGAAGTGGAATACAAAGGTCCCGAAGCGGTGATGCGTGCGATCTGCGAAAAAACGAACGGGCAAATTCTCGCCTGCGGCAAAGTGATCCACAATGATGTTATGTATTCAGGAGCGTTTGATATAGGGAAAATCGTGCTGGATGTTTCCGGAACTCCCCTGACCCTGCACGTAATGAATGAATACATGGCGGTGGACGACGCTCATGGGAAACGTCTTACAACGTATCCGGATGTGATTACCACATTGTCGGTGAAGACAGGTGAACCGGTTCGTGTGGGAGACATTCAGTTGGGAATGGAACTGGCTGTTTTCTCGATCAGCAAAAAATATATTCCGTTGAGCTCCAGCGTACGTGACGCTACCGTATATCCGGAAGTGGAGCGGGCACTTGGGATTTCTATCGCCGAATACGCATTGAACCCGGATTGCTGACTCCGAACAGAGGAATGGAGGTAACGGATGGAACTGATACACCAGGCACTGCAATATATTTTGGAAAATCAAGATCGCTTTCTGGACGCGGTGATGGTCCATGCCAGATTGAGCGCGTTTGCTTTGCTTGTCAGTATCTTGCTTTGTGTTCCTTTAGGGATTTTTTGTGCGAAAAATCCAAAAATTGAAACATCTGTGATGAACATTGTCAATTCCTTGCGAGTGGTGCCGAGTTTGGCAATCCTCGTGATCGTGTTGCCGTTTTTGGGCACGGGATTTACCCCGGCGCTGGTGGCGCTCACCGTGCTGGCGTGTCCTCCTGTTTTAATCAACACGTTTCTTGGGTTTCGCAGCCTCAGCCCTGCTGTGTTGGAGGTCGCTGTCGGTATGGGAATGGAGAAACACCAAATTTTAACGAAGGTCGAATTTCCCTTAGCGTTGCCATTCGTCATTGCCGGTGTTCGTACCGCGGCGGTTGAGGTGATCGCCAGCGCTACATTGGCGGCGTTTATTGGGGGAGGGGGGTTGGGTACATTTATTGTCAACGGTCTGGGAATGTACGATTTTTCCTTGTTGTTGGTGGGTGCCATTCCTGTTGCAACATTGGCTATTCTTTCGGAAGCTTGTTTTGCCGGAGTTGAACGCTGGATAACGATGTATCAGCGAGATTAGATCGAGGGGGTTACAATATGTACAAAAATGTTTTTGCCAAGCTTACCGTTTTCCTGATGATTGCCTCCATGCTTCTGACCGCTTGCAGTTCCAAAAGTGAGGATTCGGGAGTGGGCCCACAAGCAAAGAAACCAACAGTGCGAATCGGTTCGAAGAATTTCACTGAGTCGCTGATTTTGGGAGAAATGTACGCGCTGGCCCTGGAAAACGCCGGATACAAAGTCGAGAGAAAACTGAATCTGGGCGGAACATTGGTAGCCCACGAGGCTCTGAGAAGCGGGGATATCGATATGTATCCTGAATATACGGGAACGGGACTGATCGATATCTTGAAGCTGCCTCCAAAATCCGATCCGCAGGAAGTATACGACACGGTTTCCAAAAACTACAAAGAAAAGTTTAACCTGATCTGGCTGAAACCGACCCAGGCGAACGATTCGCAAGGGCTGGTCACAACGAAGAAGGTAGCGGAAAAATACAATTTGTACACCGTATCGCAACTTGCTCAATTGGCGCCTCAGTTGCGAATGGCGGCGGTACCGGAGTTTGAACAACGGGAAGACGGTTTAAAAGGGTTGAAAAAATTTTACGGCGGATTTAATTTCAAGAGTATGAAACTCTACGATTTTGGCGTAAAATACCGCGTTTTGTTGAACGATGAAGCGGATGTTACCGTTGGGTTTACGACAGACGGGGATTTGACCAATCCGGATCTGGTCTTGCTGCAAGATGACAAAAAATTCTGGCCCCCTTACTATGTCGCGCCGGTTGTTCGGTCGGACCTCCTGCAGAAAGATCCGGGAATTGAAAAGGTGTTGAACGAAGTATCCTCCAAGATTGACAGTAAAAAGATGCAACAACTGAATGCCGAAGTGGATATCAAAAAACGTGAATATACGGAAATCGCAAAAGAGTTTCTGCAAAAAGAAGGGATCCTGAAGTAACCAGCAGGCGGATTCGGCTTCGAACTGCGAAGCCGGATCCGCTTTCAAAGGAGGCACGCAGAGAGTGGTTCGGTACGCCATTTCGTTCGATCAAGTCACGAAAACATTTCCGAAAGCTGCTCGTCCCGCCGTCTACGAAACCAACTTACAGATTGAGGAAGGCAGCTTTGTCACCATCCTGGGCGCTTCCGGTTGTGGAAAAACGACGCTTTTGAAGATGGTGAACCGTATCTATGAACCTTCCTCCGGCAGGATATTTGTCATGGGGAAAGATATCAGCAAGGTGTCTGTGACCGAATTGCGCCGAAAAATCGGTTATGTGATCCAGCAAGTAGGGTTGTTTCCGCATATGACTGTCGAGGAAAATATCGCGACGGTGCCGAAAATCCTGAAGTGGGACGAGAAAAAGATTAAAGAGCGAATCGAGTTTCTACTTGAACTGGTGCATCTGCCGCCGCGTGACTTTTGCAAACGCTATCCCAGACAATTGTCGGGTGGACAACAGCAACGGGTGGGTTTGGCCAGGGCGATGGCGGGGGATCCGGCCATCATGCTGATGGATGAGCCGTTTGGTGCGATTGACAGCATTACACGCTCCAGCCTGCAGGAGGAAATGATTCACATTCAGAAGAATTTGCACAAAACCATTTTGTTTGTTACCCATGACGTGGAAGAGGCGATCAAACTGGGGAACAAAGTCATCGTCATGAACGAAGGGAAAATCCAACAATATGACACGCCTCTGAATATCATTTTGAATCCGGCAAATGAATTCGTCAGCCGTCTGGTTCATTCGGAAGACGTGACCCAGCGCCTAAGTCTGATGAAAGTCGAGACCGTTATGGCACCGATAAAAGGGGACATCCATCCCAAAGAAAAACGCGTTTCGAAGGATGAAAACTTGAAAACAGTACTTAACTTGATCCTTCGAAGTGAGGTGGATTCGGTAATTGTGGAAGATGACCAGCAAACGCCGATCGGGCGGATCACGTTGGCACAGTTAAAGATTCAGGACGAAGCGGTCAAATGCATATCCGCTTCCTAGCTCCAACGGAGGGCCAAATGTTTGACTATCTGATCAGGTATCATGACCGGATTCTCGAATTGTTTGTTCAGCATGTGGTACTCACTTTTTCGTCGGTTGGAATCGCGCTGCTGTTTGCCTTGCCCCTCGGGGTGATTCTCTGGCGGATAAAATGGTTATCGGTACCGGTTCTTTCCGTGTTAGGAACCGTCTATTCGATTCCCAGTATGGCTTTGTTTGCGATCCTGATACCGCTGGTCGGACTTGGACAAAAACCTGCGATTATTGCCTTGGTGGCATACAGCCAACTGATTTTGGTACGGAATGTGATGGTCGGTTTCCAATCGGTTGATCCTGCTGTGCTTGAAGCAGGCAGGGGAATGGGACTCAATCCGTTTCAACTGTTCTGGAAAATTCAACTTCCGCTCGCACTGCCCGCCATCCTCGGAGGAATTCGAATCGCTACCATTTCGGTGATCGGGATCGGAACGGTGGCGGCTTGGGTGAATGCCGGCGGGCTGGGTGTGATCCTGTTTGAAGGATTGTATCAAAACTCCACACCAAAAATTGTCTGGGGCACTCTGTTCGTTTCCGGTTTGGCGATCGTATTGAATCAATTATTGATGTGGCTGGAAAGGCGTTCCTTGTTAAAAGCCAGGGGAGAACTTGCGTAGGGGATGACAGGAGGGAGCACACATGCAGCAAGCAAAAACGCTGGTGATAGACGGTACTTCTTTAACAATGAAGCAGATTTCCGACTTTATTGAAAGTCCGGACATCCCCATTGTCCTAGCACCGGAAGCCCGCGAGAAAGTGGCTCGGGCACGACGGCAGATAGAGAAGTGGCTGGCTGAGGAACGGAAAATTATTTACGGCATCACCACAGGGTTGGGAAAATTAAAGGACCACTTAGTGGAGGAAAAAGATCAAGAGATTTTCCAGCGGAAAATCCTGTATTCGCATGCGATCGGCCTGGGCCCTACGTTTCCCGACGAGGTGGTGAGATTGGCCATGTTATTGCGGGCGAACGTGCTCAGCCGGGGGCATTCCGGAGTCAGGCCCGAACTGATAGAAAGAATCTTGACGTTTCTCAACCATGGTGTGTACCCCTTATTGCCGCAAGTGGGTTCACTCGGTGTGGGCGACCTGCAGCCGATG from Effusibacillus pohliae DSM 22757 includes the following:
- a CDS encoding urocanate hydratase; protein product: MREIRAARGGVLRCKGWRQEGLLRMLENVLENGENPEQLVVYAALGKAARNWESYHAIVDCLKKLEENETLVVQSGKPIGILQTHASAPLVIMANCNLVGKWATSENFYALQEKGLIMWGGLTAGAWQYIGSQGVIQGTYEIFSAIARKHFHGDLSGRFILTAGLGGMGGAQPLAGVMANAAILCVEVDESRIDKRIQVGYLQKKTSSLDEALAWIEEAKAKKQSVSVGLVGNAATIYPKILQRGIIPDIVTDQTSAHDLLYGYIPEGYSMKDVGEARVQCPEKLIADARASIAKEVQAMLAFKRRGAVVFDNGNNIRTQAYQHGVSDAFEIDIFTEAFLRPLFCRAIGPFRWVALSGNPEDIHKIDQFILREFADNEIATNWIRLANQYIPFEGLPARIGWFGHGDRTRLALAVNRMVRDGTLSGPIAFSRDHLDAGAMTHPNIMTERMRDGSDAIADWPLLNAMLNCSSMADLVAIHSGGGGYTGYMTSAGVTVVADGTAAADERLRLSITNDTSLGVMRYADAGYSEALDEVEKKALAYIPLKTD
- a CDS encoding DUF917 domain-containing protein produces the protein MRELTMDDVKAAVKGGSVYAAGGGGWPDHGLEIGSAAITIGKPKLASVDELPDDAIIVTATAIGAPAGRDWEMRGRDYIRAVELLMENFDGKVVGVMTPQNGMSSTINGWLPAAALDLVVVDATGDMRAHPTGKMGSMGLAARLDFQTIQVVVGGRRDTGSYLELVVKGTPAKTSTILRTASDMSGGFIACARHPLPIHYIRQHAAIGGVSKAIELGKAILEVEYKGPEAVMRAICEKTNGQILACGKVIHNDVMYSGAFDIGKIVLDVSGTPLTLHVMNEYMAVDDAHGKRLTTYPDVITTLSVKTGEPVRVGDIQLGMELAVFSISKKYIPLSSSVRDATVYPEVERALGISIAEYALNPDC
- a CDS encoding ABC transporter permease — translated: MELIHQALQYILENQDRFLDAVMVHARLSAFALLVSILLCVPLGIFCAKNPKIETSVMNIVNSLRVVPSLAILVIVLPFLGTGFTPALVALTVLACPPVLINTFLGFRSLSPAVLEVAVGMGMEKHQILTKVEFPLALPFVIAGVRTAAVEVIASATLAAFIGGGGLGTFIVNGLGMYDFSLLLVGAIPVATLAILSEACFAGVERWITMYQRD
- a CDS encoding ABC transporter substrate-binding protein → MYKNVFAKLTVFLMIASMLLTACSSKSEDSGVGPQAKKPTVRIGSKNFTESLILGEMYALALENAGYKVERKLNLGGTLVAHEALRSGDIDMYPEYTGTGLIDILKLPPKSDPQEVYDTVSKNYKEKFNLIWLKPTQANDSQGLVTTKKVAEKYNLYTVSQLAQLAPQLRMAAVPEFEQREDGLKGLKKFYGGFNFKSMKLYDFGVKYRVLLNDEADVTVGFTTDGDLTNPDLVLLQDDKKFWPPYYVAPVVRSDLLQKDPGIEKVLNEVSSKIDSKKMQQLNAEVDIKKREYTEIAKEFLQKEGILK
- a CDS encoding ABC transporter ATP-binding protein, producing the protein MVRYAISFDQVTKTFPKAARPAVYETNLQIEEGSFVTILGASGCGKTTLLKMVNRIYEPSSGRIFVMGKDISKVSVTELRRKIGYVIQQVGLFPHMTVEENIATVPKILKWDEKKIKERIEFLLELVHLPPRDFCKRYPRQLSGGQQQRVGLARAMAGDPAIMLMDEPFGAIDSITRSSLQEEMIHIQKNLHKTILFVTHDVEEAIKLGNKVIVMNEGKIQQYDTPLNIILNPANEFVSRLVHSEDVTQRLSLMKVETVMAPIKGDIHPKEKRVSKDENLKTVLNLILRSEVDSVIVEDDQQTPIGRITLAQLKIQDEAVKCISAS
- a CDS encoding ABC transporter permease; this encodes MFDYLIRYHDRILELFVQHVVLTFSSVGIALLFALPLGVILWRIKWLSVPVLSVLGTVYSIPSMALFAILIPLVGLGQKPAIIALVAYSQLILVRNVMVGFQSVDPAVLEAGRGMGLNPFQLFWKIQLPLALPAILGGIRIATISVIGIGTVAAWVNAGGLGVILFEGLYQNSTPKIVWGTLFVSGLAIVLNQLLMWLERRSLLKARGELA